The following coding sequences lie in one Gadus macrocephalus chromosome 1, ASM3116895v1 genomic window:
- the zgc:113278 gene encoding translocating chain-associated membrane protein 1-like 1-like isoform X2, which produces MGFRKKNKSPPVLSHEFVIQNHADMVSCLAMVILLGLMFEVTAKFAIMFITVQYNVTQVLEGKKEPVNFYQYGPKDAATVVFYLLIAVILHALIQEYILDKMNRRLHLSKTKHSKFNESGQLAAFYLFSFAWGCSILTAAEFATNPTFLWEGYPHTHMGFQVKFFYICQIAYWLHALPELYFQKEDIPRQLYYICLYVVHITGAYVLNLHRLGLVLLVPHYLVELLFHASRLFYFSDENKQKGFTLWALLFVIARLLTLTVSVLTFGFGLPRTDNQGFSLAEGNFNVLTIRMTCLAAICLTQAWMMWKFINFQLKKWREHSQNQGSKKKTTSPKSKPYKREPARGGATNGIVKSDDRTSPRARKAKAS; this is translated from the exons ATGGGTTTCCGCAAGAAGAACAAGAGCCCACCGGTTCTGAGCCATGAGTTTGTGATCCAGAACCACGCCGACATGGTTTCTTGCTTGGCCATGGTCATCCTGCTTGGTCTGATGTTTGAG GTGACAGCCAAGTTTGCGATCATGTTCATTACGGTCCAGTATAATGTTACACAAGTTCTAG AGGGAAAGAAGGAGCCAGTGAACTTTTACCAGTATGGCCCCAAAGATGCAGCTACAGTTGTCTTTTACCTGCTCATTGCAGTCATACTGCATGCCTTGATACAAGAATATATTCTCGAC AAAATGAACCGGAGGTTACACCTCTCAAAGACCAAGCACAGCAAGTTTAATGAATCTGGACAGCTGGCTGCCTTCTACCTGTTCTCCTTCGCGTGGGGCTGCAGCATCCTGACGGCA GCGGAGTTTGCCACAAATCCCACCTTCTTGTGGGAAGgttacccacacacccacatggg CTTTCAGGTGAAGTTCTTCTACATTTGCCAAATTGCCTATTGGCTACACGCACTTCCTGAACTATACTTTCAAAAA GAGGACATCCCTCGCCAACTCTACTACATTTGCCTTTATGTTGTCCACATCACTGGTGCCTATGTCTTAAA cctccATCGACTGggcctggtgctgctggtgccTCACTACCTGGTGGAGCTCCTGTTTCACGCCTCGCGTCTCTTCTACTTCAGTGACGAGAACAAGCAGAAGGG ATTCACCTTATGGGCGCTGCTGTTCGTGATTGCCCGTCTGCTCACCCTCACCGTCTCGGTTCTGACGTTTGGATTTGGGCTCCCCCGCACGGACAACCAGGGCTTCTCTCTGGCTGAAGGGAACTTCAATGTGCTCACCATCAG GATGACCTGCCTGGCTGCGATTTGCCTCACACAGGCCTGGATGATGTGGAAATTTATAAACTTTCAGCTGAAAAAGTGGAGGGAGCACAGTCAGAACCAGGGGTCCAAGAAGAAGACAACCAGTCCCAAGAGCAAGCCTTACAAGAGGGAGCCGGCGAGGG GTGGCGCTACTAACGGCATCGTGAAGTCAGACGACAGGACATCACCGCGGGCCAGAAAAGCCAAAGCGTCATAG
- the zgc:113278 gene encoding translocating chain-associated membrane protein 1-like 1-like isoform X1, producing the protein MGFRKKNKSPPVLSHEFVIQNHADMVSCLAMVILLGLMFEVTAKFAIMFITVQYNVTQVLEGKKEPVNFYQYGPKDAATVVFYLLIAVILHALIQEYILDKMNRRLHLSKTKHSKFNESGQLAAFYLFSFAWGCSILTAAEFATNPTFLWEGYPHTHMGFQVKFFYICQIAYWLHALPELYFQKVRKEDIPRQLYYICLYVVHITGAYVLNLHRLGLVLLVPHYLVELLFHASRLFYFSDENKQKGFTLWALLFVIARLLTLTVSVLTFGFGLPRTDNQGFSLAEGNFNVLTIRMTCLAAICLTQAWMMWKFINFQLKKWREHSQNQGSKKKTTSPKSKPYKREPARGGATNGIVKSDDRTSPRARKAKAS; encoded by the exons ATGGGTTTCCGCAAGAAGAACAAGAGCCCACCGGTTCTGAGCCATGAGTTTGTGATCCAGAACCACGCCGACATGGTTTCTTGCTTGGCCATGGTCATCCTGCTTGGTCTGATGTTTGAG GTGACAGCCAAGTTTGCGATCATGTTCATTACGGTCCAGTATAATGTTACACAAGTTCTAG AGGGAAAGAAGGAGCCAGTGAACTTTTACCAGTATGGCCCCAAAGATGCAGCTACAGTTGTCTTTTACCTGCTCATTGCAGTCATACTGCATGCCTTGATACAAGAATATATTCTCGAC AAAATGAACCGGAGGTTACACCTCTCAAAGACCAAGCACAGCAAGTTTAATGAATCTGGACAGCTGGCTGCCTTCTACCTGTTCTCCTTCGCGTGGGGCTGCAGCATCCTGACGGCA GCGGAGTTTGCCACAAATCCCACCTTCTTGTGGGAAGgttacccacacacccacatggg CTTTCAGGTGAAGTTCTTCTACATTTGCCAAATTGCCTATTGGCTACACGCACTTCCTGAACTATACTTTCAAAAAGTACGAAAG GAGGACATCCCTCGCCAACTCTACTACATTTGCCTTTATGTTGTCCACATCACTGGTGCCTATGTCTTAAA cctccATCGACTGggcctggtgctgctggtgccTCACTACCTGGTGGAGCTCCTGTTTCACGCCTCGCGTCTCTTCTACTTCAGTGACGAGAACAAGCAGAAGGG ATTCACCTTATGGGCGCTGCTGTTCGTGATTGCCCGTCTGCTCACCCTCACCGTCTCGGTTCTGACGTTTGGATTTGGGCTCCCCCGCACGGACAACCAGGGCTTCTCTCTGGCTGAAGGGAACTTCAATGTGCTCACCATCAG GATGACCTGCCTGGCTGCGATTTGCCTCACACAGGCCTGGATGATGTGGAAATTTATAAACTTTCAGCTGAAAAAGTGGAGGGAGCACAGTCAGAACCAGGGGTCCAAGAAGAAGACAACCAGTCCCAAGAGCAAGCCTTACAAGAGGGAGCCGGCGAGGG GTGGCGCTACTAACGGCATCGTGAAGTCAGACGACAGGACATCACCGCGGGCCAGAAAAGCCAAAGCGTCATAG